A window of Oryctolagus cuniculus chromosome 2, mOryCun1.1, whole genome shotgun sequence genomic DNA:
CCTATTCATTTTTGCATCCCGCAAGAAATGGTAACCTTCATTAGAGTAAAAGCCACAATTTAACCATTATGCCTCCTTCAAACGTTATCTTACCGAAGTCATACAACACCATCtacttattgaataaataaatgaagcagcTCTTGTCTTTTAACTTATATAGAACTTTGAATCTTTCAAAGCTTCCAAGGTGACTAAGGGCATATTGTAGgcactcattaaatatttgttgaactaagAATAGGacaaaattgcatttttttataagatttacatGATGATATACAGTAGTACAAATCCGATggagtataaattttaaaattccattgtaCTAAATGTATCTGAACAGTTAATCTCAAAATGTACAAAAACATGTTTACGGTAGAAGCAAAACTCTCATaggaaatattccaaaattcatTATATACATCTCCCTAGGAAAGACTTTTCTAGAAAAGTCCTATTGCTAAGTCTCTCAAGTCTCCAGTCACTAATTAttctatgaaggaaaaaaaaaacatatataaacTAATAACAAGATTTAGTATAATTTCCAAAAAGGCAAAAAGTATCAATGAAATactaagaatgagaaaaaaatactttaagaaaaCAGTTACAGATAAATACAATATTGCTATAAATACAAGTTCATAAAAATAATATCCTTGTTGATtaaaaaaacaatgttaaaaataaagaaggaaagttatcagcaaaagataaataaaactttaagcaGAACAGGGAATAGTActagaagtttttaaaatgaaaaagatgaaaaacaatTCTTCATGACActaaaaattttgtaaatatgccaaagaaattttgaaattattttgaaaaataattaggCATCTTCCATCTTACTTTTCTAGGATGATCCCATATTTCATGGGGTGGATTATATTGAAATATACTTTGCAGTTATTTCTTAGAAGATACAATGGCTAAGAATCTTGAAGGACAAAATACGGTTCTGTTGTTAAAATGAGTAAATCCAAGTTACttttggaaaacagtaaaagTATGAAATGAGGAtgatataaagaattaaaaatgaacttcACATTCTATTTTCCACTCAtgacagtctttaaaaaatatgtgtgtatattttcaggtcaattatatatatatttttaatcaccATGAGGTTTTTAATTCTGACATATTGGTTATAGTATTATTTTTAGTTATCCTGAGGATAATAAAGGCCATTCTTTTCAGTTTTGATTCACCTTTCAAAAGAGACTATTACACCTCTAAAATTTTAATTACTGATATTAGATATTTGAActtttaatcattacatataGGTATTACTGAAATGGGTGTTTTAAAGTTATTCAGTTAAATAATTGAAATGGGGGCATAAaatcattaatttattaaaactCTAGAATTTAATAActgctttttaatatttaacataagACCTAATactatttagttttaaaataagtttCTTCAGACAGAATTCATCAACTCCCCCCACCCTAAAATATATGTAACAATGCAATCATGACAACATATtcttaaatttccaaattcaaccCAGCATGCTTTCACATCAAAAAGTAAACAATCAGCACTCCCACATCTCCTTAATATTTTGCATTATCTGGCAGTTATTAGTAGGCACAGAGTTGGAAATGGCTATGTTGCCATTACAGCATCCACATCTTATTTTTGGTAAGTTCTAAAGTCTCCTTAGGCACCAATGTCAGGTCACTATTAGCTGGGTAAAGCAATTTCCATTTGCATTCTGAGGTTAGCATTATATAACAATAACTTGTGTAAGACTCAATATAGCTTATCTGTGGAAAGGAATTCACATCCTTACATCTGTAGAAATAAATTCTACTTCTAAGAAAAGAACTATTCAACAAACCtgatttattgaaataaattatatcaCTCTTCAAATAAGCAGTCTCAAGGTGATTCCAAAGCAGTACCAAAGGCTATAAGAACTTGATTGTGGATGTGAGTCTGACAGCCAAGGATTATGTTATAGCAATTTAGCAatgaaatagttatttttttctatactGGTCTCAGAGTTATTATCAAgagaataaatacatacattggCCTTTAGTGATTAATTTTTAGTTATTCACTTGGTCATCTTTATGAAAACTTTATTAGATTTATCAAATGCAAGTgcagaaaataaaactttaatattaatgatatattttaaagaaactgtCTATACTAAATATGTTTTTATGTCCTTGAAATTCTGGATACATTAAGAGGTGGGGAAGTACACTAGCACATTTGGAAACACCTAATTACATGAGTTTCATACTAGGTGCCAAGAAATCAGGTTGtccaaatattttagaaataaaattgaaccAGCTGCTCTTTTTCTACCTGTTATCTTGTACTTTACTCAAGGCACCTacaatgaaactttttaaaattaagtagagAAAAACTTACCTAGTTGGGATTTTGAAAAATAGTTTGCCATTTGTCCACTGTTGCAAGACTGTCGTTTATGTCTTTTTGTTGAAATTTCTGTGGTCTTCCAAGGtggtctttttcttttgttcaatTTGCTAATAACTTCAGAACTATCAGGAGGATTCTTGTCAAAGCTAACAAATTTACTTAATTTACTATTGTCAAGCTGGTCAGTGAATTTATCATTTGAAGGACTATTTGCTttagtattttctatttctttagtttgctttttaaaagaattctgccTAGCAGAATGGGACCTTAAAGTAAAGCGCTTTGATTCTTCTAAATGAGTCTGATGATTACTTCCACTGTCAATAGATTCAGGGGAATAAATGACTGTATTTAGTTTAAAAGTGTTTCTGTGCTCAAGATAGTTGATCTTCCTCAAAAATATCCTACaatcttttaaagtttttgaccTCCAATTATTTGAGCATACACTTCCTGGTCTTGGTTccctttcaaaatctttttggcTGCAATCTGTTCCAGTCTCCTTTGCTTCTGACTTAAATTTACTCTCTATATTAGAATGTGTTTTAAGGTCAGGGattgccatctgctgctgcaaAAAGTCATCCCTGATCTCAGGTGGCACAATACACGAATTATCTACTGCATTTTCCCCTTCAAGTGGGATGTCAGTATTTGTCCTCCCCCCAGTCTTACTTAAAAACTGATTCTGGCAGAAAAATCTTAAGTTCCTCCTTTTAGAGTTCCAATCAACTGTTCCATGGCTGTGCAGCTTACCCTCTCTTCTCCACCTCTCATGGTGTAACCCCTTAAACTCAGTTCTTTTTAATCTAGCTAGTGTTAAATTACTCTTAATATTCAAGAGCGGAGAGCTAACCATTTTATGTAGTATATGCAACTTCCCTGCTGACTTTGAGGGAGAAGAGAgtgcaaattttttaaagtgctttctAAAGGGGCTGTTATTAAAATCAGAATATTTGGTACCTAATTTAATTCCCCTGGTATTTATTACTTCCAAAGGGTTTCGAGCATTTGCTTTCCTAACTAGTGAAAGAGATTGTGTTTCTGTTGTTTGCATAAACCAGGTAGAGAGTTCATTCAAatcatattttttctgaaaaagcaTTTTTACAGGTGAAACTTCAAGTTCTAACAGACATGTTTCCAGAGGTTTTGCTATTTTGAAATTatcattttcagcatgttgtcTTTTTTTATGAACACAGTTTTCAGCTTCATCTCCACTCACTTGTACCCAAGCATTTGCTATTTGCTCAAATCTGTTGTTTAATTCCTCTAATAAGGAATCATTGGAAGTAGATGTAGCCCACCACCTGAGCAAAGGGTTTGATGAAATTATAGGGTCCAAGGAGACTTCTGAAGTGGACACTAAATTGTTATCGTCCAAACACTTTTTTGCATTCCTTGAATATCTAGTTCCTGGGGTATCTTTTGAAGCTATTTTTATCCTTGACTGcctatgttttttcttctgactTTTACCTTTCTGCAAATGGAGCTTGTATGACTTATGAAGTACAGCATTTCTATAAaaaagtgaactagaagatgctAATGAATGTAAGAAATGTAGAGATGGTTTTCTGTCCCTAATAGAATGTCTCAAAGGTACTGCAGCAACCATACTTTTTGATCCATTCTTACACGTGTCAACTGCAGTGTGCCTTACGTTATCCATCTTACTGCATTGTTGATCAAACTTTTCTTCAGGCAGAGCTTTTTCTAACATAGTCTCCTTTTCTAAAGGAGGTAAGCAGCTGCTAATACTTACTTCTCTTTCCTGAGGTGAAATTCTATTAATAGTCACAGAGATGCCAGAGATTTTCACTTTTGCAGGCCTACCAGGCTTTCTAATTATTGCCAATGGCTTTTGATTTGGTCGAATAATGTTCTTGGAAGGCTGAGGTATCACAGACTTGTTTTTGATAGGTCTAACATATTCAAAGCCTGACTCCAAGATCTCACTTTCAGTAGTCAAACTTGACATAGCACTTACCCTTTCACTTAAGTCAATTTCATGTTCTCTAATATTTCTGAGACTATTATATTCAGTTGGAAACTCAGCAACATTATTTAAAGACCTAATATtgcttttgtttgcatttccttcaGAAACATGTCTTTTAGTTCTTCTTGATCTGCCATAAATAACAGTTACTGTAATACTCTTTTTGTAAATACCTTCCTTTACTTCTGATATGAGAGATTCTGAGCTCTTTCTTTCAGTATTAAAGGACTCATTTTGGCAAATGGTGATGTCTGTTTGATCAATTTTAGGCTTTGGTGGTCTTCCAATTGGTCGCTTAACCTGTTTCACAACTTGGGGACCTATTTTTTTAGGTCTAcctggttttcttttaaaagatgaatcAATAATACCACTTGAATTTTCCTTACATTCTTCTTGTGGCTTATCACTTTTTATATCATTAACAAACATTTCAGAAGATTCTGCAGCTTCTTTTGTACAATTAAATTTGTTTAATTCTCTTTGAAGAGTGTCATTATCATAATGGTTAGAACCATAATTTTCATACTTAGCATTTGGGGTATCctcatttgtttctctttttttcccaattCCACGATGTGTTACACGTTTTTCAGAAGGAACGTCAGCATTTGATTGAGATGTATCAACTGAAGTTAAAGTATATTTGACTCCTTCATTGCTTTTAACCTCAGATAAAAACATGAGTTTAATAGGACTAGAATAGTTGGGTACTGAAGAGCTTTCCACACCTTCATATTTTTTTGATACATTTTCAGCATTGGAAATCAAGCTACCCATATCTGAAGTAGACTTTTTCAGATTATCAAGTCTTTTgttatttaaatctactgtagGCATACAATGACTTTTGATAATATTGTTGGATGTTACCAGAGACTTTGTTAAACTCTGCTCTTTGCATGCCACTCTACTTAGATTAAGATTCATATTTCTCCCAGAATTTTGGTCTTTACCATCAACTTCTATCACTTTCTTAGATGCTTTATATCCTTCTGATAATGACTGATTATTCCAAGACTTTTTGGCCATATTTATTGTATCTTCCAAACGTTCCACAACAACTTGCAAATTAGAACTCATTGCAATTTTGTTTAGGTCTATATTGTGTGAGCTTTCAATCTGAATATTTttcacaagttcttttttttttgtggattCAGATACTCTTTTGGCCTTAGGAGATTTTTTGAAAACGTAATTATTTGTTACATATATAGAATACCACCCTGGAGGCACAATATTTCGTTTATTTCTGTTTAGAGGTTCAGGAACATCACTTCTCAAAGGAGTTTGAAAAGTCTCTAATTTTGGATTCTCCCAATGATTTTGCACAATCATTTTTCCAGTTGCAGATTTCTCTTGTGACTTTCTTATGTTCATTTTCTCAGGTGAAGTTGCTTTAAAGCTTTCTGAAAATGCATCAAAAGCCGAGTTAGTTTCTAAACTGCGAAGAGGTAGTTGCAATGAATGTAATGCATAATTTGGTGAAAATGATGTTTCTGCATGATTTTTAACTTCAAAGCTTTTAGAATTTTGTAAACAAGGCCCCTGGCAATGGCAGAATTCTTCTTTGTCCGATGAAAATATCTCATCACTGTGCATcaatttccttgaatttttttcactgtatttttttctaataaaactttCATCAAGACTAGCAAGTTCTCTTTTTATCTGTAAAGACTGCCTTCTAAACATGGGTGAGTCAGGAGAACTGTGCATTGCAAATAAGGTTTCTTGACGCTTTCGAAATCTTGtctgaataattttattttctacattttcatcATGTTGACTCAGTAATTCCATAAAACTGTAATCACTGGCCTTTGCATTATGCAAGAGAGAGGTTATTAAATCTCCCAACTTGAAATCATAATCTGCATTACAATCACTGCTAGATAATTTTATAAGGTTTGTTGTATCTGTGGTTtctattgattttaatttttcattaatgcGATCCATTAAATCTTCGAAAATGAAACCAGATTCACCTTTTTCATGATTTTTGGTACAATTATTGCTGTCATCCAAGAGCAAAAAATCAgagttacttatttttttagttttatatattttaccttCATGATCACACTTGTTGATGCTTATTTCTGCTGGTGTGAGAGATGGAGGCTGGTTAATATTTGTTTCAAGTTTGTTATTTTCTAAGCCTGAAAGCTCTGAGATGACATCCTTTAACTTTTCAGTTCCTTCAGTCTGTACAGGTGACAatggtgggggtgaggggcttCGAGATCTACAAAGATCTTTAAGACTTACTGAAAGATCACACAATTCCCTTGACAAAAGAGGACTATGAAAGGTGGATTTTGTAGAGTGAACGTTTGGTAGTGGTCCAGAACAGCACCTGTGAGAATTATAACCATTTGCGATTTCTCTATTCACTACTGTCTTAATATGTTCAACAGTTACAGTTTGGCAAGATAAACAATGTAAATCTTTAATACAGACTGGCAGAGGCCCTAAACCAGGGCTCTGTCTTTCATTTTGTAAGCACCCTCTTTCTGCCAGTCTGTATTCACAACTACAGAACAGACTATGTATATCATCTTCAATTAGGGGCTTTTGAGATTCTGAAGACACAGAACATGATGCATTAcaacaaaaaagagaagcagTACTCTGCTCTTGGACTATACATTTCAACATAGCCAAAACTTGTTGCTGGTGATGTATGCACAAAGATTCCAAAACTTTGCTTaatgctgatttttctttttccattttagtaGCTTCCTCTGATTTTGCATCAACAGttgaactaaaaataaaaatcaaacaaaaaaatgaattacAGCAAAAATACCATCATAAGGAGTCATAATTTTAACAGAGTTGAATAAAAGATATTTTGGTACTGTTGGACTCCTATAAAAACTACAACAATGACATCTTCATTATTGTTTAGCAAAAATGTAATGAAGCACTGATGATAATTAACTTCTTGTGATGAagtttaagaattaaaataaggCCCTAATTTTGCAGAAATATAAAAGCTAATGATTACACATGgctataattatatattaatatttagtgTCTTGATATATTAAGAATATTTAATGGAAAGTGCTTCAGGAGTTACCATTTTTATCAACATTTTATAAGTTATTTTGAAACTACCAGTCAAATTAGTGCAAATATGGAAAAAAGATGTAGAagtataaaatctttatttaaagtaatttttaaggcagtgaaaatgaaattaataaaagagAGCTCTACATAGTCACAAGGAAAATTAAGGGATTTAGATTTAATATAAATAACAGAATATCTTTCCTAAGATTAAGCTGCAGGCATTTTaacctaataaaataaaaaatggaagctatttaaaaatgaaatctactCTTAATTGATTTTAAATACTCAAGTAATTACATGAAACTAAAGTCATTACATTACTTACCTAATTATTAAATTTCAAATGCTGGAAAATGCCCCTCTGCAGAAACTAACATACATCTAATTTAACTAAAACCCAGGAATGCTTATCAACCAATTACAGAAGGctacaaaaatatctttttaatccAATACCAGCAGCAAGAAGAGTAAAATCCATTAAAAGAATTCTGTTTCAGAAAAGTATCTATTTTAATTAAACATATCACCAAACTCTGTACATGAAAACAGCCTTTCACTTGTGATTTGTtatatttgttgttgtttatagTTCCTGGtttgttgaaattttattttcagttggaATTGAGATATGTTGATTATAAACTGCCATTGAAAAAATTATGTTGCTAAAGACTATTCTCAAATATACTAAAAATCCAAGGAtgtttcatttaaaacaaaaagtggaattaatctttttattttactccCTAGAACTGGCATAAGCTGTTCCATAGATAGAAGTATGcaacatttcatttaaatttataaaagtatGCTATTTGAGTAGCAAAATTATCAAAGTTTGAACATTTGATTAAaacttttcaggaaaaaaatttaactttacCAGATTCAACCAACATTTCGCTAAAACTAGCAAATGATGTGACATCAAGAAGCTATCAAAGTGAGAAGAGATGTGAAATTGCAATACAACTTTTTATGCCCACTGCTGCCTACACATAGATTAAGATAGGACATTACCCCAGTTCCTTtgcctttttgaaaattttgtaatGGTTAGAAGTGTAAAATGATATAACTGACACCCAGGATTCAGtattagaaagttaaaaaaaaatgagaacaaaatcAAGAGGAAATGTtaactataaaatattaagatataattatacttttttccagcaaattaaaaatttcacataagcaaaagaaaataaaaatcttctaataAATGTATTTCAATGGTTTTTCTAATAAATGTGTTTTAATGGTTTTAAGTGATATTATGACCTGTTAAACATGTTAAAATGAGAACTGACATGTTTCTTAGAAAAATATGCTGCACTGTATTGTAAAGATTAGTATTATTTTGTAAGTTACTGAAATGTTCAAAGGCTTCTGTTAATAACGACATAACAGAAGAAATATCAAGGTGTCTGGtggtaaataatcttaaaaaagttacAATTTCAATGTGATTAAATATGAAAACCTCTCAAGTTTTACAACCCTTTTCTGATATTCCAAGGTTTTCTATAGTTTTAAGAGTTTTTCTGATTCATTTTATTACTTTCAGGAATGGAATTTCAAAAATACCACAGTGGCCAGTATTTAATTCTATATTAATAGCTTAATAAATATATCTAGATATTAAGATGAGATTACATTTTACAGATCACATATGAGATAAGTAAGTTTTCAGTAAGTTCTATAATATGCTCATCTGGCTTCAGATTTCTTGCATGttagaatttcaaagaaaaaccCACCATTTGAGTAAATAATACATGTTAGTCCCCAATCTAGAATTTATTCTCAAGTGATTACGAAAAACTTCTAAAACTGTTTTTCTCATATATCCCTTGTTTTAatggttaaaattttattttttccacttcGATTTATAAACCAACATATCCTGTCTACTTCTTTTTGTGCTTTACTATTCATTTTCCCATTAGAAGCTTGTTACTGAAATATGTCTATGGAAAAAGTAAATTTCTAATACTGATTTTAATAAAACTGCTTCCTAGTAGGGAATCAAAGAAGTCAGTATAGTCAgggtttttcttttcacttttttgtttttcttttactgaataagtaaatcaatcaCACACCAACAGTGCTGTAAATTTAAGTGCAAAAGCATTGAAGTGCTTTACTACAAATTACAACCTAGAAACACGTTAACTGAACAATTAAAATTCATACAATCAGATTTAGATATATAACAACACAAAGTAGGAACAGAATTACAGTACATTTACAACACAAGACAGATACATGAATTCATTAGAAAATATTGTAATAAATAATTCATGAATTATAGTGCAATTGATTTATGCATAAATATAACTAATTGCCTAACAATCAGTTTATATTAACAAAATCTGTCAAAATCAAGGCAGCCACAGAGTTTTACTAAATTACTGCGACAATGGAAATActgcaattaaaaaacaaatacaagtatTTGTACTGTAAACAACTAAAAAAATCAGTCTCACTAAAGTTAGTatacaatttaatataaaattgtcATTAGCTACCAGAAATGGTTTAAACAACTTTACTGAGCAGTAGTTTTCTAAAAACAGAggcactgttttttcttttccttctttttaaattttaaatataaaatacttgaGGAACATTCAAATAAGTGGAAAGCACATACAGGTTGCTTTCACCTTCATTAAAAGACTGCTGAAACTGGATTTTTCAGAAAAGTGTCAATTAACAAGTAGTAACTGGTAACTAAATTTataaagtactttgaaaatttaacaTAAAGAACATCTTAATAGAATCACTGGGTAGAAGGGGAACCCATAAATTTCCCTGCCTTTCCTAGTTTGTATAATCAAAAAGTTAACTCAATAATagaaacattttgtttcttttaaaagttatgGGTTGATCATTACCTATAAactatcaaaaaatattttaatttactatttctgaccaaaaataaataatacaagtaCTAAAATGCTGTAAATTAATTATAACATTACCTATAAAACTACTGATCACTGTGAAGTCAATAGCAAAATGATCCCTGATTTATGAATCCTGTAAAGTTTTTGGTCAGGTCATCTTTAAATGATATAAAAGTGTTCTGTAAGTTTCCCTTTACTATAAACTTCTCAATCAATTTATTAATGTAAATATAGTGTgaggaataaaaaatacaatataaacaTTATGTAATGCAGTCAAGCCCCCAAAGTTCTACAAGTAAAATTCTGTATAAAGAGGTcaataaaattgttttgaaacaTTTACTTTACTGTTAACTTTGTTTTTcagtggggggggaggggaaatatattaaataatccaAGTTCTGGCCCTCACAAAATATGgcttaattctttaaaaagaaagatgaccCTGACATCTGCTGTTTTGTAATctattatgtatattttcttgggggaaaaaaaaaagagcaagaggaTTCATACCCTAGTATGCAGGTAACATTAATAGCTGAAGAGGGTTCAGTATAGATCTCAGAGACCAATTATAGCTACTTAATTGTATAGTTTCTCACTCTTCAGTTTCTTTAAACATATATAAGCAGTTTTTCAGTTTAATAGCTGAAAATCTCTTTAGTATTTTATGTATATGTGATTattaaatacacacaaacacaagtgTAGAAACACAAGTATTTGACAAGGTGcacttacttttttaaattcaGCTATTATTATTCCTTTTGGATTTAGGAAAACTGGCTTAGAAAAATGATTAGAACCTGAATTTTAACAGAGAAAAGGGGCACTcaggaattttgaaaatataaagcaaatcCTCATTCTTTATAGAGAGGCACATGCTTTATAATACTTTACAACTGAAACTGCATATTCCATAAATCCAACATGGATACTTTGACTCATACTTTTTAAAACTGCTATATAAAAATCACTGGTCTCTCTCAGGAATCTAGTAAAAGTTAAAATGCACTGCCCAGCTTCTAACTACCCAGTTAGTAGAGAGTTTACATTACTGAAAGTTCAAAACAGCTTCAGtgttaaatatttgtaaatctaTTCAAGACCCTGAACAAACTGCAAATTTGGTTATTAGCAAAATGATAATGTATCGCCCACCAAAATGAAATCTGTAATTCATTTTGATAaactgaaaatgttttgaaatgtcaCAGCAGCAAATATATTAAAGTTACACTGAGGTTTTTCAACAGGAGTGTGTCACAAtccttaaattttaaagtagtcatAACATCAACTAACCAGCACATTTAAACCAAAGTTATCATTCTCAAGCTTTTTCTGTGCACATTATAAACATGCTCTAAGTTGCATTCCAACTTTCTTTTCTAACCTTACACATTagcttatttttcaaatgaaaaacaaaattaaataattaaatttaaattactttttgttCTTAGTATTCCATCTTATATTAAAAGATTCTATAGCTGCTGGGGTTAACTATgtgtcagttttttcttttaaaagtatataccTTATAaaccccaacttcctgctaaatcAACTAgtaaatgataaatattaaaatttcattatacATATCCTTTAAggttttcttttctattcctgGGGATGCACTTGAgtgcatttcatattttatagaaTGCACTGTAGTGTACTAATACTGTATATATTAATGTTTCTTAATATGAGAGTTTCTTTATTTCAGATTTGATGGTTGTTTGACATACTTACAATAAATGTAAGTATGctatataaaaatgtttacaaagtGTTAATATCATATTTCCATTATAAGATGGTTCAACTGAATGGCTGGAATGGTCTTTCACTAATAAAAATGTTTCACTTGACAATTACTTGTTTTCCCACAACGCTTTATGCTATTGACTACTAAAGAAAACCTGAATCTTTTTCACCTATTTATACAAGGATTAAATACAAACTACCAGAATTAAGTAAGCAACTATATAATTCTGTCCACAGTGAAAACcctgaataaaacttttttttcaaaaggcatgTAAGTGGTTTTTGATCTGTAAAATTTCATGTCTCCTGTCAGAGTGAGCATTTGTAATtcccacatgtgtgtatatagacacacaaatacacacctgtgcacatacacacacgcaaatacacacacacacacattttcctaaCAAGTAATCTACACAGGCTTGCTGCTGTTTTTGCAGCTGCCAGTCCCTGAATCTGTCGTATGATATAACCCAGTGTCTGGTAATCGTAGTTTCTTCTTCGGAGGAGTCTTCAGTGTTCCAGATCTTTCTTTTACCTTGTATTCTAAAGTGCTGTGAGGTACCCCATAAATTCCTTGTGCT
This region includes:
- the LCORL gene encoding ligand-dependent nuclear receptor corepressor-like protein isoform X4; amino-acid sequence: MDKGRERMAAAAAAAAAAAAAQCRSPRCAAERRGFRRELDSWRHRLMHCVGFESILEGLYGPRLRRDLSLFEDCEPEELTDWSMDEKCSFCNLQREAVSDCIPSLDSSQSTPTEELSSQGQSNTDKIECQAENYLNALFRKKDLPQNCDPNIPLVAQELMKKMIRQFAIEYISKSGKIQENRNGSIGPSLICKSIHMNQAENSLQEEQEGPLDLTVNRMQEQNTQQGDGVLDLSTKKTSIKSEESSISDPSSENSMAGSTVDAKSEEATKMEKEKSALSKVLESLCIHHQQQVLAMLKCIVQEQSTASLFCCNASCSVSSESQKPLIEDDIHSLFCSCEYRLAERGCLQNERQSPGLGPLPVCIKDLHCLSCQTVTVEHIKTVVNREIANGYNSHRCCSGPLPNVHSTKSTFHSPLLSRELCDLSVSLKDLCRSRSPSPPPLSPVQTEGTEKLKDVISELSGLENNKLETNINQPPSLTPAEISINKCDHEGKIYKTKKISNSDFLLLDDSNNCTKNHEKGESGFIFEDLMDRINEKLKSIETTDTTNLIKLSSSDCNADYDFKLGDLITSLLHNAKASDYSFMELLSQHDENVENKIIQTRFRKRQETLFAMHSSPDSPMFRRQSLQIKRELASLDESFIRKKYSEKNSRKLMHSDEIFSSDKEEFCHCQGPCLQNSKSFEVKNHAETSFSPNYALHSLQLPLRSLETNSAFDAFSESFKATSPEKMNIRKSQEKSATGKMIVQNHWENPKLETFQTPLRSDVPEPLNRNKRNIVPPGWYSIYVTNNYVFKKSPKAKRVSESTKKKELVKNIQIESSHNIDLNKIAMSSNLQVVVERLEDTINMAKKSWNNQSLSEGYKASKKVIEVDGKDQNSGRNMNLNLSRVACKEQSLTKSLVTSNNIIKSHCMPTVDLNNKRLDNLKKSTSDMGSLISNAENVSKKYEGVESSSVPNYSSPIKLMFLSEVKSNEGVKYTLTSVDTSQSNADVPSEKRVTHRGIGKKRETNEDTPNAKYENYGSNHYDNDTLQRELNKFNCTKEAAESSEMFVNDIKSDKPQEECKENSSGIIDSSFKRKPGRPKKIGPQVVKQVKRPIGRPPKPKIDQTDITICQNESFNTERKSSESLISEVKEGIYKKSITVTVIYGRSRRTKRHVSEGNANKSNIRSLNNVAEFPTEYNSLRNIREHEIDLSERVSAMSSLTTESEILESGFEYVRPIKNKSVIPQPSKNIIRPNQKPLAIIRKPGRPAKVKISGISVTINRISPQEREVSISSCLPPLEKETMLEKALPEEKFDQQCSKMDNVRHTAVDTCKNGSKSMVAAVPLRHSIRDRKPSLHFLHSLASSSSLFYRNAVLHKSYKLHLQKGKSQKKKHRQSRIKIASKDTPGTRYSRNAKKCLDDNNLVSTSEVSLDPIISSNPLLRWWATSTSNDSLLEELNNRFEQIANAWVQVSGDEAENCVHKKRQHAENDNFKIAKPLETCLLELEVSPVKMLFQKKYDLNELSTWFMQTTETQSLSLVRKANARNPLEVINTRGIKLGTKYSDFNNSPFRKHFKKFALSSPSKSAGKLHILHKMVSSPLLNIKSNLTLARLKRTEFKGLHHERWRREGKLHSHGTVDWNSKRRNLRFFCQNQFLSKTGGRTNTDIPLEGENAVDNSCIVPPEIRDDFLQQQMAIPDLKTHSNIESKFKSEAKETGTDCSQKDFEREPRPGSVCSNNWRSKTLKDCRIFLRKINYLEHRNTFKLNTVIYSPESIDSGSNHQTHLEESKRFTLRSHSARQNSFKKQTKEIENTKANSPSNDKFTDQLDNSKLSKFVSFDKNPPDSSEVISKLNKRKRPPWKTTEISTKRHKRQSCNSGQMANYFSKSQLACYK